The following coding sequences lie in one Zonotrichia leucophrys gambelii isolate GWCS_2022_RI unplaced genomic scaffold, RI_Zleu_2.0 Scaffold_164_104140, whole genome shotgun sequence genomic window:
- the LOC135461081 gene encoding olfactory receptor 14I1-like, with product MSNSSSIRHFLLLALADTRQLQLLHFCLLLGISLAALLANGLIISAVACGHHLHTPMFFFLLNLALTDLGSICTTVPKAMHNSLWNTRSVSYTGCAAQLFFFTFFIGAEVSLLTIMCYDRYVSICKPLHYGTLLGSRACAHMAAAAWASAFLTALTHTANTFFLPLCHGNALEQFFCEIPQILKLSCFKSQLWEVGLIVVSSSLSFGCFVFMVFSYVQIFRVVLRIPSEQGRHKAFSTCLPHLAVVSLFISTVIFAHLKPSSISSPSLDIALSVLYSVVPPALNPLIYSLRNQELKAEVWRQMTGWFQETLNCWPISANHL from the coding sequence ATgtcaaacagcagctccatcaggcacttcctcctgctggcattggcagacacgcggcagctgcagctcctgcacttctgcctcttgctgggcatctccctggctgccctcctggccaacggcctcatcatcagcgccgtagcctgcggccaccacctgcacacgcccatgttcttcttcctgctcaacctggccctcactgacctgggctccatctgcaccactgtccccaaagccatgcacaattccctctggaacACCAGGTCCgtctcctacacaggatgtgctgctcagctctttttctttacGTTCTTCATTGGAGCAGAGGTTTCTCTCCTAACCATtatgtgctacgaccgctacgtgtccatctgcaaacccctgcactatgggaccctcctgggcagcagagcttgtgcccacatggcagcagctgcctgggccagtgcctttctcactGCTCTCACACACACGGCCAATACATTTTTCCTGCCcttgtgccatggcaatgccctggaacagttcttctgtgaaattccACAGATCCTTAAGCTCTCCTGCTTCAAATCCCAACTCTGGGAAGTGGGGCTTATTGTTGTTAGCTCCTCTTTAtcatttggttgttttgtgttcatggttttctcctatgtgcagatcttcagggtcGTGCTGAGGATCCcttctgagcagggacggcacaaagccttttccacctgcctccctcattTGGCCGTGGTCTCCCTGTTCATCAGCACTGTTATCTTTGCTCACCTGAAgccctcctccatctcctccccatccctggatattgccctgtcagttctgtactcagtggtgcctccagccctgaatcccctcatctacagcctgaggaaccaggagctcaaggctgaaGTGTGGAGACAGATGACTGGATGGTTTCaggaaacattaaactgctggccaatTTCTGCCAATCACTTGTAA